GCGTCGGATCAGTTCACCCACGCGCAGCTGGCGCTGGCTCGGGCCGGGCCCGTCATGGAACTTGTTCTTTGCCATGGGCGCCAGATACGGGCGGGGGCGTCGCTTGCCAAGGGGGCGACACCCGCCGAGGCGCGGGCGCGTTGCCAGCACCGTGCGCTTCGTGCAGAAGGCCGCGCAAAGGAGAGATCGCCATGGCAGAGCTACCAGGGATCGTGATCACCGGCGCGTCCGGCCGCATGGGCCGCATGCTCATCGAAACCGTGACGAGCTCGGACAAGGCGCGGCTGGTGGGCGCGGTGGAGCGCGCGGGCCATGACTGGGTGGGCCAAGATGCAGGGGTCGCAATGGGCGGCACCGCGCTCGGCGTGACGGTCACGGACGACCCGCTCGAGGCCTTCGCGCAGGCGCAGGCGATCGTTGACTTCACGGCACCCGCGGCCACGCTCGAGTTTGCAGCGCTGGCCGCGCAGGCCCGCGCCGTCCACGTGATCGGGACGACCGGCATGGACGCTGACGCCATCGCCGCGCTCGAGCCCGCCTCGCGGCACGCCGTTCAGGTGCGTGCCGGGAACATGTCCCTCGGGGTCAACCTCCTGACCCAGCTCACGCGCATGGTGGCCGAGGCGCTCGACGCTGATTTCGACATCGAGGTCATCGAGGCGCATCACCGGCACAAGGTGGATGCCCCGTCGGGGACCGCGCTCATGCTGGGGCAGGCCGCGGCCGAGGGCCGAGGCGTCTCGCTCGAGGAAGTGTCGGACCATGCCCGCCACGGGATGACCGGGGCGCGGGACCGGGGGCGCATCGGCTTTTCCAACATCCGCGGGGGCGACATCGTGGGCGAGCATGACGTGCTCTTCGCCGGCGAGGGCGAGCGCATCGTGCTCCGCCACGTGGCCACGGATCGCGCCATATTCGCGCGCGGTGCGCTCAAGGCCGCGCTCTGGGGGCAGGACAAGGCTCCCGGCCAGTACGACATGATCGACGTGCTCGGGCTGCGCTGAAGGCGAATTTTCGCCGAAATTCCCGGCTACATGCATCCGAGGAGGGGTCTGGGGCGTATATTTTGCGTC
The genomic region above belongs to Pseudomonadota bacterium and contains:
- the dapB gene encoding 4-hydroxy-tetrahydrodipicolinate reductase, coding for MAELPGIVITGASGRMGRMLIETVTSSDKARLVGAVERAGHDWVGQDAGVAMGGTALGVTVTDDPLEAFAQAQAIVDFTAPAATLEFAALAAQARAVHVIGTTGMDADAIAALEPASRHAVQVRAGNMSLGVNLLTQLTRMVAEALDADFDIEVIEAHHRHKVDAPSGTALMLGQAAAEGRGVSLEEVSDHARHGMTGARDRGRIGFSNIRGGDIVGEHDVLFAGEGERIVLRHVATDRAIFARGALKAALWGQDKAPGQYDMIDVLGLR